A stretch of Nitrospirota bacterium DNA encodes these proteins:
- the rplU gene encoding 50S ribosomal protein L21, with protein sequence MYAIIQTGGKQYRVSEGDSIKVEKLPGETGSEIRLDRVVALIKDSGSVFGNPYVSGASVVAEVMGSGKKEKVIVFKQRPRKGFRKLTGHRQPFTTLKIKEIQGG encoded by the coding sequence ATGTATGCGATAATACAAACAGGTGGAAAGCAATACAGGGTCTCGGAGGGAGACAGTATTAAAGTAGAGAAGCTCCCCGGGGAGACAGGCTCAGAGATAAGATTAGACAGGGTAGTTGCACTCATAAAAGACTCAGGGAGTGTTTTTGGAAACCCTTATGTCTCAGGTGCTTCTGTGGTTGCAGAGGTGATGGGCTCTGGTAAAAAGGAAAAGGTTATTGTATTCAAGCAGAGGCCAAGAAAGGGCTTTAGAAAATTAACAGGGCACAGACAGCCCTTCACGACCCTGAAGATAAAGGAGATACAGGGAGGCTGA
- the rpmA gene encoding 50S ribosomal protein L27: MAHKKGVGSTRNGRDSESKRLGVKRFGGQFVRGGTILVRQRGTRFHPGLNVQKGSDDTLFSRIDGVVSFERKNRDKMQISVYPVEATV; the protein is encoded by the coding sequence ATGGCACATAAAAAAGGCGTTGGCTCTACAAGAAATGGCAGGGATTCGGAATCAAAGCGTCTTGGAGTTAAAAGATTTGGAGGACAGTTTGTCAGAGGAGGCACTATATTAGTAAGACAAAGAGGGACGAGATTTCATCCTGGTCTTAATGTGCAGAAGGGCTCTGATGACACCTTGTTTTCGAGGATAGACGGGGTTGTCTCATTCGAAAGAAAAAATAGGGATAAAATGCAGATAAGCGTTTATCCTGTCGAGGCAACAGTTTAA